A region of Takifugu rubripes chromosome 6, fTakRub1.2, whole genome shotgun sequence DNA encodes the following proteins:
- the LOC115250198 gene encoding probable G-protein coupled receptor 21, whose protein sequence is MNSSLEAVTPPLPAPFCLLQVGYSQIVPTCLLEVTVILLLTVLIVSGNLLVILVLHCTPLLGQHSSSAFIRTMAYADLLVGASCLFPSLSLLHRLQGLDPGLTCQLFGYVVSVLKSVSMVSLACVSVDRYIAITRPLTYASLVTPCRVRCCVLLTWLYSALVFLPSFLGWGKPGYHGDVVEWCAVEWRTRPAFTAFIVALLYAPASFAVCFTYANIFKICRQHTREISERQARYRPRPPGGAAEPRLHYHQHTYPDKRYATVLFRITSVFYILWLPYILYFLLESGGLYQHPAVSFLTTWLAISNSFWNCLIYSLSNSAFRKGLKRLCSFCLRRHGGGGGFAVGNARKAFVGSVDRGCLGPGYGYDHGDAAHGATCHV, encoded by the coding sequence ATGAATTCCTCCCTGGAGGCCgtgaccccgcccctccccGCCCCCTTCTGCCTGCTGCAGGTGGGTTATTCCCAGATCGTCCCCACCTGCCTGCTGGAGGTGACCGTCATCCTGCTGCTGACGGTCCTCATCGTCTCCGGGAACCTGCTGGTGATCCTGGTGCTCCACTGCACGCCGCTGCTGggccagcacagcagcagcgcctTCATCCGGACCATGGCGTACGCCGACCTGCTGGTGGGGGCCAGCTGCCtcttcccctccctgtccctgctgCACCGCCTCCAGGGCCTGGACCCGGGACTCACCTGCCAGCTGTTCGGGTACGTGGTGTCGGTCCTGAAGTCGGTGTCGATGGTGTCGCTGGCGTGCGTGAGCGTGGACCGCTACATCGCCATCACGCGGCCCCTGACCTACGCCTCCCTGGTGACGCCGTGCCGGGTGCGCTGCTGCGTCCTCCTGACCTGGCTGTACTCGGCCCTGGTCTTCCTCCCGTCCTTCCTCGGGTGGGGGAAGCCCGGTTACCACGGCGACGTGGTGGAGTGGTGCGCGGTGGAGTGGAGGACGCGCCCGGCGTTCACCGCCTTCATCGTGGCGCTGCTCTACGCGCCGGCGTCCTTCGCCGTCTGCTTCACCTACGCCAACATCTTCAAGATCTGCCGGCAGCACACGCGGGAGATCAGCGAGCGCCAGGCGCGGTACCGCCCCCGGCCGCCGGGCGGCGCCGCGGAGCCCCGCCTTCACTACCACCAACACACCTACCCGGACAAGCGGTACGCCACGGTGCTGTTCCGCATCACCAGCGTCTTCTACATCCTGTGGTTGCCCTACATCCTGTACTTCCTGTTGGAGAGCGGCGGGCTGTACCAGCACCCCGCCGTCTCCTTCCTGACCACGTGGCTCGCCATCAGCAACAGCTTCTGGAACTGCCTCATCTACAGCCTCTCTAACTCCGCCTTCAGGAAGGGCCTCAAACGcctctgctccttctgcctGCGCcgccacggcggcggcggcggcttcgCCGTCGGGAACGCCAGGAAGGCCTTCGTGGGCTCCGTGGACAGAGGCTGCCTGGGGCCCGGTTACGGGTACGACCACGGGGACGCCGCACACGGCGCCACGTGTCACGTGTAG